In Oryza sativa Japonica Group chromosome 11, ASM3414082v1, the following are encoded in one genomic region:
- the LOC9268088 gene encoding small ribosomal subunit protein uS4y, translating to MVHVSFYRNYGKTFKKPRRPYEKERLDAELKLVGEYGLRCKRELWRVQYALSRIRNNARHLLTLDEKNPRRIFEGEALLRRMNRYGLLADGQNKLDYVLALTVENFLARRLQTLVFKAGMAKSIHHARVLIRQRHIRVGRQIVNIPSFMVRVESEKHIDFSLTSPFGGGPPGRVKRKNQKKASGGGGDGEEEDEE from the exons ATGGTTCACGTCAGCTTCTACCGCAACT ATGGTAAGACATTCAAGAAGCCACGTCGCCCTTACGAGAAGGAGCGTCTTGATGCAGAGCTGAAGCTAGTGGGTGAGTATGGACTGAGGTGCAAGCGTGAGCTGTGGCGTGTTCAGTATGCTTTGAGCCGTATCCGTAACAATGCAAGGCACCTGCTCACACTTGATGAGAAGAATCCACGCCGCATCTTCGAGGGTGAGGCACTGCTTCGCCGCATGAACCGTTATGGGCTCCTTGCTGATGGGCAGAACAAGCTTGATTATGTCCTTGCCCTCACTGTTGAGAACTTTCTCGCAAGGCGTCTTCAGACTCTTGTCTTCAAGGCTGGCATGGCCAAGTCCATCCACCATGCTCGTGTCCTGATCAGGCAACGCCACATCAG GGTCGGCAGGCAAATTGTCAACATCCCATCATTCATGGTGAGGGTTGAGTCTGAGAAGCACATTGACTTCTCACTGACAAGCCCATTCGGTGGAGGCCCCCCTGGTAGGGTGAAGCGGAAGAACCAGAAGAAGGcaagcggcggtggtggtgacggtgaggaagaagatgaggaatgA
- the LOC4350869 gene encoding small ribosomal subunit protein uS4y, with protein sequence MVHVSFYRNYGKTFKKPRRPYEKERLDAELKLVGEYGLRCKRELWRVQYALSRIRNNARHLLTLDEKNPRRIFEGEALLRRMNRYGLLADGQNKLDYVLALTVENFLARRLQTLVFKAGMAKSIHHARVLIRQRHIRVGRQIVNIPSFMVRVESEKHIDFSLTSPFGGGPPGRVKRKNQKKASGGGGDGEEEDEE encoded by the exons ATGGTCCACGTCAGCTTCTACCGCAACT ATGGTAAGACATTCAAGAAGCCACGTCGCCCTTACGAGAAGGAGCGTCTTGATGCAGAGCTGAAGCTAGTGGGTGAGTATGGACTGAGGTGCAAGCGTGAGCTGTGGCGTGTTCAGTATGCTTTGAGCCGTATCCGTAACAATGCAAGGCACCTGCTCACACTTGATGAGAAGAATCCACGCCGCATCTTCGAGGGTGAGGCACTGCTTCGCCGCATGAACCGTTATGGGCTCCTTGCTGATGGGCAGAACAAGCTTGATTATGTCCTTGCCCTCACTGTTGAGAACTTCCTCGCAAGGCGTCTTCAGACTCTTGTCTTCAAGGCTGGCATGGCCAAGTCCATCCACCATGCTCGTGTCCTGATCAGGCAACGCCACATCAG GGTCGGCAGGCAAATTGTCAACATCCCGTCGTTCATGGTGAGGGTTGAGTCTGAGAAACACATTGACTTCTCACTGACAAGCCCATTCGGTGGAGGCCCCCCTGGTAGGGTGAAGAGGAAGAACCAGAAGAAGgcaagcggcggtggcggtgatggtgaggaggaagatgaggaaTGA